One window of Uloborus diversus isolate 005 chromosome 3, Udiv.v.3.1, whole genome shotgun sequence genomic DNA carries:
- the LOC129218183 gene encoding LOW QUALITY PROTEIN: tigger transposable element-derived protein 6-like (The sequence of the model RefSeq protein was modified relative to this genomic sequence to represent the inferred CDS: deleted 1 base in 1 codon), with protein MAGRKQISFQDKLNVISDIDDGMKQVDAAKKYGLSQSTVATFLKKRKHIEDTVRSNSVNPKRKRLKVATNEKIDAAVLKWFQEMRATNIPINGPLLCAQARKYAAMLGNETFKASNGWLMRFRDRHGITFQEIHEEKKSAPMNEAKAWRQEKMKEILQKYAPEDIYNADEAGLFFNSSLIEHWHLRVKSVTAGRNQNKD; from the exons ATGGCAGGGAGAAAGCAAATTTCATTTCAAGATAAACTCAACGTCATCAGTGATATTGATGATGGAATGAAGCAGGTTGATGCAGCTAAGAAATATGGATTATCTCAATCTACAGTTGCAACGTTCCTCAAGAAGAGGAAACATATTGAAGATACTGTGAGATCAAATTCAGTTAATCCCAAGCGAAAACGACTAAAAGTCGCGACTAATGAAAAGATTGATGCTGCCGTCCTGAAGTGGTTTCAAGAGATGAGGGCAACAAATATTCCAATAAATGGACCCTTGTTATGTGCACAAGCACGGAAATATGCAGCAATGCTAGGGAACGAAACTTTTAAAGCTAGCAATGGTTGGCTAATGCGTTTTCGGGATCGCCACGGAATCACTTTCCAGGAAATTCACGAAGAGAAAAAATCTGCTCCGATGAATGAGGCAAAGGCCTGGAGACAAGAGAAGATGAAAGAAATTCTTCAAAAGTATGCACCAGAAGACATTTATAACGCTGACGAAGCTGGGCTG TTTTTCAACTCCTCCCTGATAGAACATTGGCATTTAAGGGTGAAAAGTGTCACGGCGGgaagaaatcaaaacaaagatTGA
- the LOC129218865 gene encoding tigger transposable element-derived protein 6-like, whose product MGIIKCFKGYYRKRLVESILLGIENKVEGPFKAVNVKDACDFIAGSWWAVTEKTILNCWKKAGLGVLEDKMLSDCDENSSDCDNLYDQEIVLNLQTSVSQLEEKTGKKYGVNVEDYLTADDDLTVFAGVTDEEILSEITGEMEHSGEEDDEEEEDDDDDNTSPSQSLLSTQEALQSVKSLRTFFSSLPSTNEDHFRALDSMYTLLVDLTVKKAAKQTKILDFFQ is encoded by the coding sequence ATGggcataattaaatgttttaaaggatACTATAGGAAACGTTTGGTAGAATCGATACTTCTGGGGATTGAAAATAAAGTGGAAGGCCCTTTTAAAGCTGTAAATGTTAAGGACGCATGTGACTTTATTGCTGGAAGTTGGTGGGCAGTAACAGAGAAAACCATTCTGAATTGTTGGAAAAAGGCCGGTTTAGGTGTCTTAGAAGATAAAATGTTATCTGATTGTGATGAAAATTCCTCAGACTGTGATAATTTATATGATCAGGAAATAGTTTTGAATCTCCAAACATCTGTGTCCCAACTCGAGGAAAAAACGGGCAAAAAATATGGAGTGAACGTGGAGGATTATTTGACAGCGGATGACGATCTTACTGTTTTCGCAGGAGTTACTGATGAAGAAATTCTCTCTGAAATTACTGGTGAGATGGAACATAGTGGAGAAGAAGACGATGAGgaggaagaagatgatgatgatgataatacgaGTCCATCACAATCCTTATTGTCGACCCAGGAAGCACTTCAATCAGTCAAATCTCTGCGGACATTTTTTTCAAGTCTTCCATCCACAAACGAGGATCATTTTCGTGCTTTGGACTCAATGTATACCTTGTTGGTTGACTTAACAGTCAAAAAAgcggccaaacaaacaaaaatattggatttttttcaataa